The proteins below are encoded in one region of Pseudomonas entomophila L48:
- a CDS encoding arsenic resistance protein, whose amino-acid sequence MDRDQLERNQIPLYFIAVVLAAAIGLLAPGVAQPLEALVTPAIAVLMYAMFLQIPFLDLRAGLGNRRFMGALLLANFVLVPLLVWAGTRGLVEHPAVLAGALLVLLTPCIDYVVVFTHIGKGDSRLTLAATPVLLLVQLALLPLYLALMLDSGQVEISVAPFVEAFVLLIVLPLLLAVATSAGARRSVLISKWNDAWAWLPVPAMALVLIAVIGSQIGVVASRLDDLLPVVPVYIGFALLAPVLGLLAARLFKLSTGEARAVTFSAATRNSLVVLPLALALPESIRTLAAAAVITQTLVELVSELIYVRAVPALVRR is encoded by the coding sequence GTGGACAGAGATCAACTCGAACGCAATCAGATCCCCCTTTACTTCATCGCCGTGGTGCTCGCCGCCGCCATCGGCCTGCTTGCGCCGGGCGTTGCCCAGCCACTGGAGGCACTGGTGACACCTGCCATCGCGGTGCTGATGTACGCGATGTTCCTGCAGATCCCCTTCCTCGACCTGCGCGCGGGCCTGGGCAACCGGCGCTTCATGGGCGCGCTGCTGCTGGCCAACTTCGTGCTGGTGCCGCTGCTGGTGTGGGCTGGCACCCGTGGCCTGGTCGAACACCCCGCCGTGCTGGCCGGCGCGTTGCTGGTGCTGCTGACGCCATGCATCGACTACGTGGTGGTGTTCACCCATATCGGGAAAGGTGACTCGCGCCTGACCCTTGCTGCCACACCGGTGCTGTTGCTGGTGCAGTTGGCGCTGTTGCCGCTGTACCTGGCGTTGATGCTAGATAGCGGCCAGGTCGAGATTTCCGTCGCGCCCTTCGTCGAGGCCTTCGTGCTGCTGATCGTGCTGCCACTGCTGCTGGCCGTCGCCACCAGTGCCGGCGCACGGCGCTCGGTGCTGATTTCGAAATGGAACGACGCCTGGGCCTGGCTGCCGGTGCCGGCCATGGCGCTGGTGCTGATCGCGGTGATCGGCTCGCAGATCGGTGTGGTGGCCAGCCGGCTGGACGACCTGCTGCCGGTGGTGCCCGTATATATCGGTTTCGCCCTGCTGGCGCCGGTGCTCGGTTTGCTTGCGGCGCGGCTGTTCAAGTTGTCCACAGGCGAGGCCCGGGCCGTGACCTTCAGCGCCGCCACGCGCAATTCGCTGGTGGTGCTGCCGCTGGCGTTGGCGCTGCCCGAATCAATCCGCACACTGGCAGCGGCGGCAGTGATCACCCAGACGCTGGTGGAGTTGGTGAGCGAGTTGATCTATGTGCGCGCCGTGCCGGCGCTGGTCCGGCGCTAG